TTTAGAAAAAACATACCAGAGGGAATGGGTCCGGGTAAATAAATACGAGATCCCTGTGATCATGTATCACAGGGTGATAAAAAATATAGATACGGAATCTGGAAAACACGGCACCTATGTTACTACAGACCAGTTCAGGGATCATATGACCATCTTAAAGGAGGGAGGTTATATTCCCATTACCTTTGAGGATCTCTCTCAGATCCCCATCTACCAAAGGTTTGAAAAAAAATATATCATCCTGACTTTTGACGACGGCTATATCGATAACTATACCTATGCATTTCCTATCCTGAAGGAATTCGGATTCAAAGCTGTCATCTACCTGGTTTCTGACAGGACCTACAATAAATGGGATGTAGACCTGACAGACGAAAAAACCTTCATGATGATGGTGCTGCCCATGTTGGAAGAGATGAGGGACAGTGACCTCATTGAATTTGGCGGACATACCCTGAGTCATCCCAGACTGTCTGAACTAAGCGATGATGAGATGAAGGAAGAGATATTCAAAGATAAGGAAAATACTGAAAAAAAACTAAATATCAGACTCAACTCCTTTGCATATCCCTACGGGAACCTGGATGACAGGGCCAAAAAATTAGTCAGTGATGCAGGATATCCATACGGGGTAGCTACCGATTCAGGTTCATACTGTCTCAGTGATGATCTGTTTGAGATCAGGAGGATAGGGATCTTCCCTACCATTACAAATTTTGGATATAAAAGGAAGATTCATGGAAACTATAATTTTATCAAGATAAAGAGGGAAAAGAAAATGCAACGTGACGTTGTATCCGGTTAATTATAATCAAAATTTTTATAAATTTTATCTCCTTTCTCTATTGACATATGAGCAATTTTGAAAGATACTTTTAACAGATATATTTATAAAGGGGGTAAGATTTTTGATTGATAAATTGATAAGAGAGACGAGATCTTTTAGGAGTTTTGAAAGGGTAAAAATCAGTAAAAAAGAGTTGGAAGAAGTTATTGAGACAGCTAGGTACTCTAGTTCTGCCAGAAATGCACAATGTATAAGATATGTCTTAATCTCAGATGATGAAATTTGCAGTCAGGTTTTCCCGCATACCAAATGGGCTGGATTTATAAATTGGAATCCTACAAAAGAAGAGTCCCCAACAGGATATATCTTGATGTTAAATGAAAAAAAAGTAGGTGTCAGTGAAACTCTGTTTAATTTTGATATGGGAATTGCAAGCCAGAATATCATGCTGAAATTGAGGGATATGAAATATGGCGGCTGCATCATAGGTGCTTATAATAAACCTGTGATAAAAGACCTTCTAGAGATTTCAGACGACTATGATTTAGGAGTTTTAATTGCCATTGGAAAACCCAAAGAAACCGTAGAGATTATAGATACCACTTCCGATACCAGGTATTTTAGATCCAATGGTATCCACTACGTCCCTAAGCTCCGAAGGGCAGATCTGATTATAAAAAATATATAATATGAAAAGCCGTCAGATAAAATTATCTGCCGGCTTTTTTACAGATTAAATTTTTACATTTGTCTATTTTTTAATAATCTTTCCATGATCTTAATTTCCTCTTTCTGGGTGATCACTATATGTTTATTCATCTCCAATAATGTTTCATTTTTTCCAGCCTTTAAGTATTCTTCTGCCATTTTTACTGCACCTCTATGATGCACTATCATATTTGACAAAAACAAATATTCCGCTTCCTCTTTATTTAAATCATCTTCAGGTATAACCATCCCTGCCATCATTTCATCCATGGATTTAGACATCAGCTGCTCAAAATCTTTTACTTCATTGTCGATCAACCTTTTAGAGGACAATAACTCTTGCATTTCCTTTACTTCCCTTACCTGGGCTGCAACTATCCCTTCACATAAGTTTTTTAACTCTTCATCTTCAGTAATAGCAATTATACCTTGGGCTGTTATTATTGCCCCCTCATGATGGGGTATCATATAATTCATAAAAATATTTCCGGTATTTTTAGTAATATACTTGGAATTATCTGTCATCATAACTCTATGCCCATAAACTTCATAATCTTTATAATTATCTAATTTTAAGTTTAGAAATTCTTCCACAGGTGTAAATACGTCTACCGAGCTTACCTCCCCATGCATATGAGTCATATGGGTTTCCGTTTCCATAGTCTCCATATGAGTTTCAGTCTTCATATGGCTGTCGCCGGGTTTATTAAAGCTGCTGCACCCAACAAGTAAAATCGCCGTTATCAGCAGTGAAATTTTTCCGATCTTTATATTTTTCATATTTCCCCTCCCTTAATATTTTTTTATTTAACCTAAGTTATTACTTATAAAAAAGATCTAAGGATCCCACCCTTAACTGGGTTTATAAAAGAATATGTTTCACTCCTAAAGGAGCGAGATACTTTAGATATCGCGATTATTTTATTTTATTTAATAACATTAGAAAAAATAAAAATGCGAACAAAAATAAGTATCGAAAGTTTTAACTCCTCCTTTTTATGGTTTCTCTCAAATCAGAGAAACCGAAGCTATAACCATCTTGTCTTAATAAGTAACTCACAATCGTCATTGTAGAAACATTACAGCCGAAGCTTAACGACTATAAACTTCAGATTAGGGTCTAAAACTTCTGTGTTGTAGCAGTAAAACATATCCTTCGTGCAATTCGTGACAGAATCTTTGCGTGTCTCTTTATCTCTTTTCTTTGTGCTGAATAATCTGTGTAATCTGCGACAAAAAAGAAGGTTCTAAAGGTTTCGCTCTTAACTGAATCATTTTCTAAAAGTTCTATGTTTATGAAATAAACTAATAGTTCTTTGGTGATGACCCTTGCGGTTACTTTGTAATGAAGAATTACATATCTTAATAAGGTCGCAACTTAGGTTATTTATACCATTAAATATAAATTCTCCTCTTTTTTTCCTTTATTTATTTCTTTTTAAGAAAGGAATCCTTTATTTTAATCTGTATAATATTTATAGCACAGACTGTCAGTCTACCTTTAAAAATCCGGAGGACATCTTATGAAAAAATTTATTTTGTTTTTTTTTATCACCCAAGCATGCTTTTCCACGGAGTATTTTTCAGAATTAAGGGTCGATTACAGTCTGCAGAATTATGAAGAAAATTATTGGTATTATAAAGGGATCATAGGTCTTCGTCATGTGGATGAAGATTTTTATACAGAGTTTTCCCTCATCGGGGAGGAGGGAGCAGATCCTGCTGTAGACCTGTACAGGGGATATTTAGAGTATTATACCGGTGACCTTACCCTTTCAGCAGGCCGGCAGACTATAAGCTGGGGGCATGGTTATATCTTTAATCTATCCGATGTATTCAATAAAATTGATATAGAGGATCCTAAATCCGATAAAAGGGGGCTTGACTCCATAAGGTTTAAATACAGTCTCTCAGATATGTCCAGGCTTGAACTCATTGGATTTAAAACCGATGAAAAAGATGAAAATTTTGCCGGAAGATATACTTTCCTGATAGATAATTTTGAAATTATGATGAACTATTTTCATATTGCAGAACTCTCCCCCCTGACTGAAAAAATTGAGAAAAATGAAAAATTTGTTTTAGAAGCTAAGGGAGACCTGATTGTTGGTGTCTGGGGGCAGTTATCTTATGATAAATATGAAACTGATGACTTCCATACCCTGGTTGCAGGAGTTGATTATAATTTTGATCTCTATCAAAAAAATATCTATACTGCCCTGGAAGGATTTTATAATAAAGAAGGGGGCGGGGTCTACCTGACCTATAATTTGAGAATAAATGAATCTTTCGAATTTTATCAAGGATGTCTGGTTATAGATGATGGGGGATATTTAAATACAACTTTAAATTATATCTATAATGACTATGTAAATTTTGAATTTGCCTATAACTATTATCACAACTTTGAAAAATACGGATACTTAACTGAAGATAATAAAAAGTTAACCGGTGAGATAGTTTTTAGAACCAGGATGTTTTTTTAGGAGGATCTATGACGATTGTAGAAGCAAAAAAAATAACAAAAATATATAAACATGGGAAGGTAGAAGTCAGGGCCATAGATGATATAAATTTTAAGATAGATCGTGGTGATTTTGCCGTAATAGCCGGCCCCTCGGGCTCCGGGAAGACTACAATTTTAAATATTATAGGTGCAATGGACTCCGTTACCCAGGGGAAAATCATTATCAACCAGCAGGATATCAGCGTCTTAAACAAAGATGAGAGGGCTGATTTTAGGAGGGATAAGATAGGATTTATTTTCCAGAGCTATAACCTTATCCCTGTATTAACAGTCTATGAAAATATTGAGTTTGCCCTGGATCTATGCAAAAAACATAGCCCCCTAGAAAAAAAAGATAAGATTCACCGCCTCCTTCGGGAATTAGGAATTTTTCAATTGAAAGACCGGAGACCTCCGGAACTATCTGGAGGTCAGCAGCAAAGGGTCGCCATAGCCCGTGCCCTTATCAAAGATCCTATCCTGGTTTTGGCAGATGAGCCCACGGCAAATTTAGATACCCAGACCGGAAAGGAGGTTTTGGATCTCATGGTGAAAATAAATTTAGAAAAAAAGACTACATTTATCTTTTCATCCCACGACATCATGATCATTGAGAAAGCCAGGAGGGTTATAAAGTTAAGGGATGGAAAAATAGAAGGTGAGGAATATGATTCTAAAGATGGCTTTTAGAAATATCTTCCGGCATCGTATCAGGTCGGTCCTAACTCTGGCTAGTTTAGCCTTTGGAATTTTTTTTATAATCGTAGGTATAGGGTTAAATATAGGGATGGAGAGAAGGATCATTAAGATAATGAAGGAAACGGAAACCGGGGATTATAAACTCTATGGAAAGGGTTATTTTGAAGAAAAATATGAAAATATAGATGATCGTCTGGATTTCCTTATCCCCAAAGAAACTCTTCCTATTTTAAAAAAATACGATCATAGCAGCCGATTGGTTTTTTCAGGGACTATAACCGATGGAAGGTATGATTATCCTGTGAGGGTCATCGGGGGAGATAGAGAGATCGAGGATAGTTTTTTTAAAAGGAGCTCCTACCTTACCCACGGCAGTCTGGGTGTGGTCATCTCTTCTACCCTGGCCAAGGATTTAAATCTACAGGTTGGAGATCCATTTGTTTTAATGGGAACCACAGCTAAGGAGAGTCTGAATGCCATAGATCTGGTCGTCACAGGAATAATCAAAACAGGGGGATTGGAATTTGACCTCAACACTGTACTGATTGATTTAAAGGCAGCTCAGGAGTTTGCTGAAACCGATGATGTTAACGACATTGTTTTAAGGGGGGAGATCTCCCCTGCAGATTTAAGTAAGCTGGAAGAATCAGGGGTAGAGACCATCTCCTATTTGGACGAACTCTTTGACCTCATAGTCATCACTAAACTTAAGGTAAAAGTGGTTGTAATCCTAAGCTGCATTATTTTATTCATGTCTGGAGTAGGAATAGTCAACACCATGCTCATGGCAATGCTGGAAAGACAAAAAGAAATAGGTATCTTAATGGCCAATGGTTTAAAACCCAAAGAAATTATGAAATTATTTCTCTTGGAAGGAAGTATCCTGGGAGGAGTAGGTAGCAGTATCGGCTTTATTTTAGGGGGAAGTCTGGTTTATTACTACGAAGTAGTCGGTATCCCCATCCCCTCTCTTGCCCGTGAACTGAGCACCACCATTCCCCTTTCCGATAAAATATATGGATATTTTGATCTTAAATTAAATCTGTTATTCTTGATATTCGGGGTAGTCATAGCAGCTATAGCAACTTTTTATCCGGCTTATAGGGCAACCCAGTTAAATCCTATCGATGTTATAAGGGAGTAGATGACTATGTTACTTAGTATAGTTTTTAAAAATTTAAAGAGGAATAGAAAAAGATCTTTTTTAACTATTCTGATTATTTTAATAGCCACCTCTGGAATGACATTCGGCCTCAGCTGGATAGAGGGGGAAAAAAATCTTTTTTTAGAAAGCGGGAAAAGAATGACAGGAGATGTGAGAATCACTGCACCGGATTATGAACTCCGGTCCCGCAGCTTGGATGTTTCGTCCAACTTCTCATACTCCAAAATTAAAAAAGTGGTTGAAACAATCCCTCAAAAAAACATCGGTGTAGGCCGGATAAAATTTGGCGGCTTGATCTATTTTAATGAAAATCATGAAAATGCCATGGGAAGCGGGATTGAAAATGTGGATGAAAAAATAATTGGATTTGATAAATTCATCTATTCTGGAAGATTTTTAGAAAATAACAATGAAATTATTATGGGTGAAACTCTCAAAAGAAGGCTGAATTTAAAATTAGGAGATGTTGTTACCCTCCTCACCCAGACCCAGGATAAATCCCTCTATTCTCTCAACTATGATATAGTCGGATTTTATAAAATGGATAATACCAGGCTGAATAAAAGTTTCTATATCACCCTAGCAAGCAGCCAATATC
This portion of the Psychrilyobacter piezotolerans genome encodes:
- a CDS encoding nitroreductase family protein — encoded protein: MIDKLIRETRSFRSFERVKISKKELEEVIETARYSSSARNAQCIRYVLISDDEICSQVFPHTKWAGFINWNPTKEESPTGYILMLNEKKVGVSETLFNFDMGIASQNIMLKLRDMKYGGCIIGAYNKPVIKDLLEISDDYDLGVLIAIGKPKETVEIIDTTSDTRYFRSNGIHYVPKLRRADLIIKNI
- a CDS encoding DUF305 domain-containing protein encodes the protein MKNIKIGKISLLITAILLVGCSSFNKPGDSHMKTETHMETMETETHMTHMHGEVSSVDVFTPVEEFLNLKLDNYKDYEVYGHRVMMTDNSKYITKNTGNIFMNYMIPHHEGAIITAQGIIAITEDEELKNLCEGIVAAQVREVKEMQELLSSKRLIDNEVKDFEQLMSKSMDEMMAGMVIPEDDLNKEEAEYLFLSNMIVHHRGAVKMAEEYLKAGKNETLLEMNKHIVITQKEEIKIMERLLKNRQM
- a CDS encoding ABC transporter ATP-binding protein, which produces MTIVEAKKITKIYKHGKVEVRAIDDINFKIDRGDFAVIAGPSGSGKTTILNIIGAMDSVTQGKIIINQQDISVLNKDERADFRRDKIGFIFQSYNLIPVLTVYENIEFALDLCKKHSPLEKKDKIHRLLRELGIFQLKDRRPPELSGGQQQRVAIARALIKDPILVLADEPTANLDTQTGKEVLDLMVKINLEKKTTFIFSSHDIMIIEKARRVIKLRDGKIEGEEYDSKDGF
- a CDS encoding ABC transporter permease — encoded protein: MAFRNIFRHRIRSVLTLASLAFGIFFIIVGIGLNIGMERRIIKIMKETETGDYKLYGKGYFEEKYENIDDRLDFLIPKETLPILKKYDHSSRLVFSGTITDGRYDYPVRVIGGDREIEDSFFKRSSYLTHGSLGVVISSTLAKDLNLQVGDPFVLMGTTAKESLNAIDLVVTGIIKTGGLEFDLNTVLIDLKAAQEFAETDDVNDIVLRGEISPADLSKLEESGVETISYLDELFDLIVITKLKVKVVVILSCIILFMSGVGIVNTMLMAMLERQKEIGILMANGLKPKEIMKLFLLEGSILGGVGSSIGFILGGSLVYYYEVVGIPIPSLARELSTTIPLSDKIYGYFDLKLNLLFLIFGVVIAAIATFYPAYRATQLNPIDVIRE
- a CDS encoding ABC transporter permease, whose protein sequence is MLLSIVFKNLKRNRKRSFLTILIILIATSGMTFGLSWIEGEKNLFLESGKRMTGDVRITAPDYELRSRSLDVSSNFSYSKIKKVVETIPQKNIGVGRIKFGGLIYFNENHENAMGSGIENVDEKIIGFDKFIYSGRFLENNNEIIMGETLKRRLNLKLGDVVTLLTQTQDKSLYSLNYDIVGFYKMDNTRLNKSFYITLASSQYLLDMEDRITEYLIYSNNNEIPIKSFLTEHTDENILVKRWDEIGMNEGFNRILPFIQGIFILIFATLAGFSISNTMLMTVFERRHEIGLLKALGMKEGEIKKMFILEGGLMGSIGGVAGIILGGSIALYLGRVGVNFGDMIESFTSELNIKGVIYPHLTIFIAGLSISVALFTSTLATFLAIFSEVKKEAVENMRNE